In Bradyrhizobium sp. WBOS07, the genomic window GCTGCTGCCCGCGCGCGTGTGCCGACTGATCTTCGAGCCCAAGTCCGGCAGCCGCGCTCCCGGTTCGCCGCCGAACCAGAAGTAGCGCACGATTGCCAGCGTGCGCTGGTCGACTTCGAGCCAAATGACGCAGCCACTGGGCTTTTCCAGCAACCGAGTGCTGACCGTGACGTGCCGGACGCTGGAGCCGGCAAAGGTCGACTTCAGCTGGACGTGCCGGAGGATGCCATTGGCTTCGAGCACGATGTCGTAGCCGCCCCGGTCCACCTCGCTCGTCAGCACCTCGATGTCGTGGCGACCGTGCTGCCAGCGTGCGGCCATGAGCTGTCCGAGCAGAAGATGGAGCAGCGCCTGCTCCCGAATATTCGAGGCGCGGGAGTGGGACGTAAGCGGGTCCTGATGCAGTTCAGCGAGCATTGTAAGTCTCCTTTTGGGGTTGGTCATACCCCGCCATTGCGCTCCGCTGGCCGCACAAGTCCAGCACAACCGAGCGCCACACCAGCCAGCTTAGCACGCGAGGGTTAATTCAATCCTGTTTTGGGATAATCCCGATCCGGGATCAGATTGGCTGCCGCCGATTCGAAACACGCCCGGCGGCCATGGAAAAGTCCCTCAAATCCGCCGAATATGCCCGCCTCATGGCCCTTCTTGTCTCAACCCGTCAGAAGGCAGGCATTCGCCAGCAGGCACTCGCCAAGAAGCTCCGCAAACCTCAATCCTTCGTTGCCAAGTACGAAGGCGGCGAGCGGCGCCTTGACGTGATCGAGTTCATCGCTATTGCCGAGGCACTCGGGGCTGATCCGCTGAGGCTGCTCCGGCGGTTCGTGCGCGAGGGGAAACGGTAATCGTTCCGCTGGCGCGTGCTTGGGTCTTCGGGCGGGGCGGATGGACGCCCAGTGGCATCAGACCCAAAGGCTCTGCCAATCACTCGGACTCAATTCGCCTAGATTTGTAATAAAGATCTTTAGCTGATTTCTAACACGCTTTCTTACTCTGGCTCGAGTGGAGGCCAATCCCATGAGCATTGTAGAAACTTCACCCCAAAATTCGACGCCAAAAACCCGGAAAAGAAAGTCCGGCATTCCCACAGGAA contains:
- a CDS encoding helix-turn-helix domain-containing protein, encoding MEKSLKSAEYARLMALLVSTRQKAGIRQQALAKKLRKPQSFVAKYEGGERRLDVIEFIAIAEALGADPLRLLRRFVREGKR